Proteins found in one Dermacentor silvarum isolate Dsil-2018 chromosome 8, BIME_Dsil_1.4, whole genome shotgun sequence genomic segment:
- the LOC119462667 gene encoding uncharacterized protein LOC119462667, with product MAQPAASNTIQEVTEAIISVSARRKLVDFSLTPAAKDEAKAAFARRGAIPGVLACVDGTLIAVMKPEGLSPADTASFMSRKGYYALNVIVVCNSELCILVVDLRLPDSGHDSWMWQHNPLCTRLAAQLQPGESLLGGQLRLVPGSAPSPVCPPESLPSSLPRWRAGWWIVRSFAAPETNNCGGIVHMSC from the exons ATGGCGCAGCCGGCCGCGAGCAACACCATCCAGGAGGTGACGGAGGCCATCATTTCCGTGTCTGCCCGGAGAAAGTTGGTGGACTTTTCATTGACACCGGCTGCCAAGGATGAGGCAAAGgcggcgtttgcgcgacgcggtgcCATTCCAGGCGTGCTAGCGTGCGTCGACGGCACGTTGATCGCCGTTATGAAGCCAGAGGGACTCAGCCCGGCCGACACGGCGAGCTTCATGTCGAGAAAGGGTTATTACGCCCTCAACGTCATAGTC GTGTGCAACTCGGAACTTTGCATCCTTGTTGTGGACCTCCGGCTCCCTGATTCGGGCCACGACTCTTGGATGTGGCAGCATAATCCACTGTGTACGCGCCTCGCCGCACAACTGCAGCCTGGCGAGTCTCTGCTTG GTGGCCAGCTACGACTAGTGCCAGGGAGCGCACCTTCTCCAGTATGCCCTCCTGAGTCGCTGCCGTCCTCTCTGCCGCGATGGCGAGCCGGGTGGTGGATTGTTCGATCCTTCGCAGCACCTGAAACGAATAATTGTGGTGGAATTGTTCATatgagttgctga